One Dioscorea cayenensis subsp. rotundata cultivar TDr96_F1 chromosome 17, TDr96_F1_v2_PseudoChromosome.rev07_lg8_w22 25.fasta, whole genome shotgun sequence DNA window includes the following coding sequences:
- the LOC120280407 gene encoding chalcone synthase-like, with the protein MVGIQAIQRPEKPLGPAAILALATANPSNVVDQSTFADYYFRITKNEDKLALKEKFQRISAKTTVRKRHIHLTEEILKENPNMCEYMAPSLDARQGILISAVPNLARDAAEKALNEWGQPRDGITHMIFCTMTGADMPGADYRLLKLLDLKPNVKRLMFYHLGCYAGGTALRVAKDLAENNKNARVLVVCTEISVHNFRGPEETNYHNLCGQAIFGDGAAALIIGADPVIPVEKPLYEIVSAMQVILPGSEGAVEGHLKEVGLTFHSTSRLPDIIAKNLEPSLKEAFKPLGISDWNELFWLAHPGGPGVLDRVAAELRLGPNKLDDSRHVLREYGNMSSTTVLFIMDEMRRRSVAEKKETTGDGLEWGVLYGFGPGLTVEMVVLHGLPI; encoded by the exons atggtaggaATCCAAGCCATTCAAAGGCCGGAGAAGCCTCTTGGTCCGGCTGCCATCCTTGCCCTCGCCACTGCCAATCCATCCAACGTGGTCGACCAAAGCACCTTCGCCGACTACTACTTCCGCATCACcaaaaatgaagataaactaGCTCTCAAAGAGAAGTTCCAACGCATTT CCGCCAAGACAACTGTGAGGAAGAGACATATCCATCTAACTGAAGAAATACTAAAAGAAAACCCAAACATGTGCGAGTACATGGCACCATCACTGGACGCACGACAGGGGATACTAATCTCCGCCGTGCCTAACCTCGCCAGAGATGCTGCCGAGAAAGCACTAAACGAATGGGGCCAGCCACGAGATGGAATCACACACATGATCTTCTGTACCATGACCGGTGCTGACATGCCCGGGGCTGACTACAGACTGCTCAAGCTCCTCGATCTCAAACCCAATGTAAAACGTCTCATGTTCTACCACCTCGGGTGCTACGCCGGCGGCACAGCCCTCCGTGTAGCAAAAGACCTCGCTGAAAACAACAAGAACGCCCGTGTGCTCGTTGTATGCACAGAGATCAGTGTTCACAATTTCCGTGGCCCTGAAGAGACCAATTACCATAACCTCTGCGGACAAGCTATTTTCGGTGACGGCGCAGCTGCACTGATTATCGGAGCTGATCCGGTCATTCCTGTAGAAAAACCTTTGTATGAAATAGTATCAGCTATGCAGGTTATACTCCCCGGGAGCGAAGGCGCTGTTGAAGGACATCTAAAAGAAGTTGGCCTGACTTTTCATTCGACTTCACGATTGCCGGATATCATAGCAAAGAACTTAGAGCCAAGCTTGAAGGAAGCTTTTAAACCGTTGGGGATCTCTGACTGGAATGAGCTGTTCTGGTTGGCTCATCCAGGAGGGCCGGGCGTGCTGGATAGAGTGGCGGCAGAGCTCAGGTTGGGACCGAACAAGCTTGATGATTCCAGGCATGTGCTGAGAGAGTATGGGAACATGTCAAGCACCACCGTGTTGTTTATTATGGATGAGATGAGACGACGATCGGTGGCGGAGAAGAAGGAGACTACCGGAGATGGGCTTGAGTGGGGAGTTCTTTATGGGTTTGGTCCTGGACTCACAGTGGAGATGGTGGTGCTGCATGGTCTTCCTATTtga